The following coding sequences are from one Archaeoglobaceae archaeon window:
- a CDS encoding fatty acid--CoA ligase has product MEAYDYQLLMKHVLETGVNYAPKQEIVYRDIHRYTYRDLYKRVHKFASALEELGVKKGTKVAVLDWDSHRYLECYFSIPGMGAVLHTVNVRLSPEDMLYTMQHAEDEVVLVYKDFIPLMERLADKLETVKHYIVMTDDTMPETKLTDLEYEELIKKASKDYEFPDFSENTMATLSYTTGTTGRPKGVWFTHRKLVLHALAGCIAMTGYRSPLRLLGDKEVYMPLTPLFHVHGWEIPIMMWLLGYKHVYPGRYEPQMIVKLVLTEGVTYSHCVPTILQMIVDNLPEGFKFNGWKVLIGGSKLPEGLAKRAREKGIYTMAAYGMSETCPALTGAFIKPHLLDLGEEELVKLSVKTGIPFPLVYARVVREDMTDVKPDGKEMGEIVVRAPWLTESYLKDEAKTKELWAGGWLHTGDIAVIDEEGYITIVDRLKDVIKSGGEWISSLTLENLLSLHPKVREVAVVGVPDEKWGERPLAIVVPMPGVQLTEAELREHLMRFAEQGAITKWAIPDKYLFVDQLPKTSVGKIDKKVLRQKFR; this is encoded by the coding sequence ATGGAAGCATATGACTACCAGCTTTTGATGAAGCATGTTTTGGAAACTGGAGTGAATTATGCGCCAAAACAGGAAATAGTTTACAGAGACATACATCGTTACACTTATAGAGACCTTTACAAAAGAGTGCACAAATTTGCGAGTGCATTGGAGGAACTTGGAGTTAAAAAGGGAACTAAAGTAGCAGTTCTGGATTGGGATTCGCACAGATACCTTGAATGCTACTTCTCAATACCCGGAATGGGTGCTGTGTTGCATACGGTGAATGTAAGACTCAGCCCCGAAGACATGCTTTATACGATGCAACATGCGGAAGATGAGGTGGTTCTGGTTTACAAGGACTTTATTCCACTAATGGAGAGATTGGCTGACAAGCTTGAGACTGTAAAGCACTATATCGTGATGACCGATGACACGATGCCTGAAACGAAGCTTACAGATCTGGAATACGAAGAGCTAATAAAGAAAGCCAGCAAAGACTACGAGTTCCCAGATTTCAGTGAAAACACGATGGCAACGCTCAGCTACACTACTGGAACCACAGGACGTCCGAAAGGGGTTTGGTTTACCCACAGAAAACTCGTTTTACACGCACTTGCCGGTTGCATTGCAATGACTGGCTATCGCTCCCCTCTGCGTTTATTGGGCGATAAAGAAGTCTACATGCCTCTGACACCGCTATTCCATGTCCATGGCTGGGAAATACCCATAATGATGTGGCTACTTGGTTATAAGCACGTCTATCCAGGCAGATATGAGCCACAGATGATAGTAAAGCTTGTTCTTACTGAAGGTGTGACTTATTCCCACTGCGTTCCAACAATTCTGCAAATGATCGTTGACAACTTGCCTGAGGGCTTCAAATTCAATGGCTGGAAGGTGCTCATCGGCGGATCTAAGCTTCCAGAAGGTTTGGCTAAAAGAGCAAGAGAGAAGGGAATATACACAATGGCTGCTTATGGGATGTCCGAAACCTGCCCCGCACTCACTGGAGCATTCATAAAACCGCATTTGCTTGATCTTGGTGAAGAAGAACTTGTTAAGCTTTCTGTCAAAACTGGAATACCATTCCCGCTTGTCTACGCAAGAGTGGTCAGAGAAGACATGACCGACGTTAAGCCAGACGGAAAGGAAATGGGAGAGATCGTTGTGAGGGCACCATGGCTTACAGAGAGCTATTTGAAGGATGAAGCTAAGACAAAGGAGCTCTGGGCGGGTGGCTGGCTTCACACTGGCGATATTGCGGTGATTGATGAAGAGGGCTATATAACAATCGTTGATAGACTCAAAGATGTTATAAAAAGCGGTGGTGAGTGGATTTCTTCATTAACGCTTGAAAATCTTTTAAGTCTGCATCCGAAAGTCAGAGAAGTCGCAGTCGTAGGAGTCCCAGACGAGAAATGGGGTGAGAGACCATTGGCAATAGTTGTTCCTATGCCGGGTGTTCAGCTTACCGAAGCAGAACTCAGAGAGCATCTTATGAGATTTGCAGAGCAGGGTGCAATTACAAAATGGGCCATCCCAGATAAATACTTATTTGTGGATCAATTGCCAAAGACAAGTGTTGGAAAAATAGATAAGAAAGTCTTAAGGCAGAAGTTCAGGTAA
- a CDS encoding RtcB family protein: protein MEDVLKKITDYKWELSKDYKKGMRVPAYFYISRKLMKDLEKDAVEQAANVATMPGIRLASLVMPDVHVGYGFPIGGVAGFDVEEGVISPGGVGFDINCGVRLLRSNLKVEEVKPKIKELIDTLFIAVPSGVGSEGKITLKDKELDEIFVSGAKWALENGYGTEEDLERCEENGAMPGARAEVVSRRARDRGRTQLGTLGSGNHFLEVQYVEKVYNPEVAKVFGLEEGTVTVMIHCGSRGLGHQVCTDFLEVLDRAVKKYNISLPDRQLACAPIKSKEGEDYFAGMAASANFAWCNRQIIAHWVRESFRKVFKMSEEDLGLDVVYDVAHNIAKFEEHVLDGKKVRVCVHRKGATRAFSAGRSEVPAIYRDVGQPVLIPGSMGTPSYVLVGTEKAMQETFGSTCHGSGRVWSRAEAKRRMRDNVVRQNLEKKGIYVRSAEKGLLSEEAPEAYKISDDVVDVVHRAGISTLVAKLIPLGVTKG from the coding sequence ATGGAGGATGTTCTCAAAAAGATTACAGATTATAAATGGGAGCTGAGCAAGGACTACAAGAAAGGAATGCGAGTTCCTGCTTACTTCTACATAAGCAGAAAATTGATGAAGGATCTGGAAAAAGATGCAGTTGAGCAGGCAGCGAACGTTGCTACAATGCCGGGGATAAGGCTCGCCTCGCTTGTGATGCCGGATGTGCATGTTGGTTATGGATTCCCGATAGGGGGTGTAGCAGGTTTCGATGTTGAAGAAGGAGTTATATCTCCTGGCGGAGTTGGATTTGACATAAACTGTGGCGTTCGTTTGCTAAGGAGCAATTTGAAAGTCGAAGAAGTTAAACCAAAAATAAAAGAGCTCATTGATACCCTTTTCATCGCAGTTCCATCCGGGGTTGGTAGTGAGGGTAAGATAACGCTAAAAGATAAAGAACTTGACGAGATCTTCGTTTCGGGGGCAAAATGGGCTCTCGAAAATGGCTATGGGACCGAGGAAGACTTGGAAAGATGCGAAGAAAACGGAGCAATGCCCGGAGCAAGAGCGGAAGTTGTGAGCAGAAGGGCAAGGGATCGTGGAAGAACACAGCTCGGCACTCTTGGCAGTGGAAATCACTTTCTCGAGGTTCAATACGTGGAGAAAGTGTATAATCCAGAAGTCGCTAAGGTATTTGGACTTGAAGAAGGAACTGTTACCGTGATGATTCATTGTGGAAGCCGTGGACTGGGACATCAGGTTTGCACGGACTTTTTAGAAGTCCTAGACAGAGCTGTGAAGAAATACAACATCTCGCTACCAGACAGACAACTCGCCTGTGCACCGATAAAGAGCAAAGAAGGAGAAGATTACTTTGCAGGAATGGCTGCAAGTGCGAATTTTGCGTGGTGTAACAGACAGATTATCGCCCACTGGGTAAGGGAAAGCTTTAGAAAAGTATTCAAGATGAGCGAAGAAGATCTGGGGCTTGACGTTGTTTACGATGTTGCTCACAACATTGCAAAGTTTGAGGAACACGTGCTGGATGGTAAAAAAGTGAGGGTTTGTGTTCACAGAAAAGGTGCAACAAGAGCCTTCTCTGCAGGAAGAAGCGAAGTCCCAGCAATTTATCGCGATGTAGGTCAGCCAGTTTTGATTCCTGGAAGCATGGGGACGCCAAGCTACGTGCTCGTTGGAACTGAAAAGGCTATGCAGGAAACCTTCGGTAGTACCTGTCATGGCAGTGGAAGAGTCTGGAGCAGGGCAGAAGCAAAAAGAAGAATGAGAGATAATGTCGTTAGGCAAAATCTTGAAAAGAAGGGAATATATGTCAGATCCGCTGAAAAAGGATTGCTTTCTGAAGAAGCACCGGAAGCTTATAAGATAAGTGATGATGTTGTAGATGTTGTACATCGAGCGGGAATTTCAACACTTGTAGCGAAACTTATTCCGCTTGGAGTCACAAAAGGTTAA
- a CDS encoding GTP-binding protein, translating into MDLLQQIRELEEEIKRTPYNKATEHHVGRLKAKLARLREELEKEKLKSARQQAISIKKEGDGTVVLVGYPSVGKSTLLNALTGAKSEVADYDFTTKKPVPGVLEYKHATIQIIDMPGILEGAASGRGRGKEVISAVRIADLIVIVADVFRLETIDIVKKELYEGGIRLDQKRPDIVIKKRERGGIKITSTVPLSLDEKTISEIMKEYRIHNAEVVFREDVTVDRLIDALVGNRVYIPSLVVINKIDLMDVECDGIKISAEKGINLEKLKEEIYRKLEFVNIYLKPPGEKVADKPMVLRKGAKVEDVCRKLHKDFVDKFRYARVWGKSVKFEGQRVGLDHVLCDGDIVSIYAD; encoded by the coding sequence ATGGATTTGCTTCAGCAAATAAGAGAACTTGAAGAAGAAATAAAAAGGACACCCTACAATAAGGCTACAGAACACCATGTGGGTAGATTAAAGGCAAAGCTTGCGAGACTTAGAGAAGAGCTTGAAAAAGAAAAACTAAAGAGTGCAAGACAGCAGGCAATTTCGATTAAAAAGGAAGGTGATGGGACAGTAGTACTTGTCGGTTATCCTTCTGTAGGTAAATCTACACTTTTAAACGCCCTTACTGGAGCAAAAAGTGAGGTGGCAGATTACGATTTTACGACTAAAAAGCCAGTTCCTGGAGTATTGGAGTATAAACATGCAACAATTCAGATAATCGATATGCCTGGAATACTGGAGGGCGCAGCAAGTGGAAGAGGGAGGGGAAAAGAAGTAATCTCTGCTGTGAGAATTGCAGATCTCATAGTGATCGTCGCAGATGTTTTCAGGCTTGAAACAATAGACATAGTCAAAAAGGAACTATATGAAGGAGGAATCCGGTTGGATCAAAAACGTCCTGATATAGTTATCAAAAAGAGAGAGCGGGGAGGCATAAAAATTACTTCTACTGTTCCATTAAGTCTTGATGAAAAAACGATATCGGAGATTATGAAGGAATACCGAATTCACAATGCAGAGGTTGTATTCAGAGAAGACGTGACAGTTGATAGGCTTATAGACGCTTTGGTTGGAAACAGAGTCTATATCCCCTCGCTTGTGGTCATAAATAAGATCGATCTAATGGATGTGGAATGTGATGGAATAAAGATTTCCGCAGAAAAGGGCATAAATCTGGAAAAGTTAAAAGAGGAGATCTATAGAAAACTTGAGTTTGTCAACATATACCTCAAGCCACCCGGGGAAAAGGTGGCGGATAAACCGATGGTATTAAGAAAGGGGGCAAAAGTTGAAGATGTCTGCAGAAAGCTACACAAGGATTTTGTTGATAAGTTCAGATATGCAAGAGTTTGGGGAAAATCGGTCAAATTTGAGGGGCAAAGAGTTGGATTAGACCACGTGCTATGCGATGGTGACATCGTTTCGATTTATGCAGACTGA
- the trxA gene encoding thioredoxin produces the protein MQMRKIDEKEFVNLIRSDRLVVVDFYADWCMPCRYLSPILEKLSKEYKDVEFYKLNVDENQELAFEYGISSIPTVLFFKKGQIVGGFVGAMPESMVREEIEKAMAL, from the coding sequence ATGCAAATGAGAAAGATTGACGAAAAGGAGTTCGTAAATTTGATAAGAAGCGATAGGCTGGTAGTAGTGGACTTCTATGCGGACTGGTGCATGCCGTGCAGGTATCTGAGCCCAATACTTGAAAAACTTTCGAAAGAATACAAGGATGTGGAGTTTTACAAGCTTAACGTTGACGAAAACCAGGAACTTGCATTTGAATACGGAATTTCGAGCATACCAACTGTGCTATTCTTCAAGAAAGGACAAATAGTCGGTGGTTTTGTGGGGGCTATGCCAGAGAGTATGGTCAGGGAGGAAATTGAGAAAGCAATGGCACTATGA
- a CDS encoding helix-turn-helix domain-containing protein encodes MIFLKQISKSMDCNSIFECFFGLNSQDVRVYFALLDGLEKVEDLSSALRKKEISVYRSLQKLMIAGLAYREKKMLPGGGYYFVYKAMPKEFVAREIESLMNSFCEQVRIFLRDFLADRSSQL; translated from the coding sequence ATGATCTTTTTAAAACAGATTTCAAAGTCAATGGACTGCAACAGCATATTCGAATGCTTTTTTGGACTTAATTCACAGGATGTAAGGGTGTATTTTGCCCTTCTTGATGGTCTTGAGAAGGTTGAGGATCTTAGCTCTGCGCTTAGAAAAAAGGAGATTTCAGTATACAGGTCACTGCAAAAATTAATGATTGCGGGATTGGCTTACCGAGAAAAAAAGATGTTACCGGGAGGCGGATACTACTTTGTATATAAAGCTATGCCTAAGGAATTCGTAGCTCGGGAGATAGAGTCCCTGATGAATTCATTTTGCGAACAGGTCCGAATTTTTCTGAGGGATTTCCTTGCAGATCGCAGTTCTCAGCTGTAA
- a CDS encoding 4Fe-4S binding protein, with amino-acid sequence MPEAIIREGGKVVRINPEKCNGCLMCVKTCPYRALMAMD; translated from the coding sequence GTGCCAGAGGCTATAATCCGAGAAGGAGGAAAAGTTGTCCGAATTAACCCGGAGAAATGCAATGGGTGTTTGATGTGCGTGAAAACGTGTCCATACAGAGCTTTAATGGCAATGGATTAG
- the serB gene encoding phosphoserine phosphatase SerB — translation MLIALSVHGEDKPGLVHAVAKALAGCNANIVDIEQTVLQGIFAMFIVAEAENLDCVEKKVRELCDQLGVKITLSPFERKKLKEKNLYVINVLGKDRIGLVRDITEVLLKFGINIERTSLTARDKLISIEFLVDMGDANLSNLKRELLKEGEKLGLDIVVQDYESATKEKRLIVFDLDSTLIEVEIIDELAREAGVEKEVKELTQKAMNGEMSFKEALRERVRLLKGLPVEVLEKIYSRVEFTEGAKELISALKRAGYKIAVVSGSFTYFTNRIKEELGIDYAFGNELEIVDGKLTGNVVGRIIDAEEKARIVEEIARKEGIKIENVVAVGDGANDRIMIERAGLGIAFNAKNVLKEIADGNISKDNIIGIAGILKLPSEFKKRL, via the coding sequence GTGCTAATCGCCCTTTCGGTTCATGGAGAAGATAAACCGGGACTCGTTCATGCGGTCGCAAAAGCTTTGGCAGGCTGTAATGCAAACATTGTAGACATTGAGCAAACAGTTCTTCAGGGAATCTTTGCAATGTTCATAGTGGCAGAAGCAGAGAACTTGGATTGTGTTGAGAAAAAGGTTCGCGAACTCTGTGATCAGCTCGGGGTAAAGATAACTCTGAGCCCCTTTGAGAGGAAAAAGTTGAAAGAAAAGAATTTATATGTTATAAATGTCCTCGGCAAAGATCGAATCGGACTCGTGCGCGATATTACTGAAGTTTTACTGAAGTTTGGCATAAATATAGAAAGAACGAGTTTAACTGCAAGAGATAAACTGATCTCAATCGAATTTCTTGTGGATATGGGCGATGCAAATCTTTCTAATCTTAAAAGGGAGCTTTTAAAGGAAGGTGAAAAGCTTGGCCTTGATATTGTTGTTCAGGATTACGAGTCCGCGACCAAGGAAAAAAGATTGATCGTTTTTGATCTTGATTCAACACTAATTGAAGTTGAGATCATCGATGAACTTGCAAGAGAAGCAGGCGTGGAAAAGGAAGTGAAGGAGCTCACACAAAAAGCGATGAATGGTGAAATGAGTTTCAAAGAGGCTTTAAGGGAGAGAGTAAGGCTTCTCAAGGGATTACCTGTCGAAGTTCTGGAAAAGATTTATTCTCGAGTGGAGTTTACTGAAGGTGCTAAAGAATTGATTTCAGCTTTAAAAAGGGCAGGATATAAAATTGCGGTTGTAAGTGGGAGTTTTACGTATTTTACAAACAGAATAAAAGAAGAACTTGGGATAGACTACGCATTCGGAAATGAACTTGAAATAGTTGATGGAAAGCTTACTGGGAATGTGGTAGGTAGAATAATAGATGCAGAGGAAAAAGCAAGAATAGTTGAGGAAATTGCAAGAAAAGAGGGGATTAAGATCGAGAACGTTGTCGCAGTCGGAGATGGAGCAAATGACAGGATCATGATTGAAAGAGCGGGACTTGGAATTGCTTTTAACGCTAAAAATGTTCTAAAAGAGATTGCAGACGGGAATATATCAAAAGATAACATAATAGGCATTGCGGGCATCCTTAAACTACCCTCTGAATTTAAAAAACGATTATGA
- a CDS encoding cation diffusion facilitator family transporter, with protein MKQILIIYVVTFCIKLIAYYFSNVTAILADALHSIVDIVLLILLATASRASERKADVLHPMGHGLIKNVSSLVVSVTFITVLALELFREGVNKIFNPAESYNNLEIAIIAEFTVLGLLLLGTVLYMRKSGVINRTVMFESLNDSLSTIAAILGIFAISIGHLYFDGIATILIATLIAINSFRLLIDNAKFLIGLSPPEEFYSEVEKFCNEMGLKGVHDMVALYIDEGAIHLDMHVTVDKQMSVEKADELIESFTENLKRRFPNIKHVSIHLCTHTGERRKFY; from the coding sequence ATGAAACAAATTCTGATTATATATGTAGTAACTTTTTGTATAAAATTAATTGCATATTATTTTTCTAATGTTACTGCGATTCTCGCAGATGCATTGCATTCGATTGTGGACATAGTGCTTCTGATTTTGTTGGCAACCGCTTCAAGGGCTTCAGAGCGAAAAGCTGATGTTTTGCATCCAATGGGACACGGGCTCATAAAGAATGTCTCATCGCTCGTAGTTTCAGTTACCTTCATCACCGTTTTAGCCCTCGAACTATTCCGGGAGGGTGTAAATAAAATCTTCAATCCCGCTGAAAGTTATAATAATCTTGAAATAGCTATAATTGCAGAATTCACGGTTTTGGGGCTTCTGCTGTTGGGAACAGTTTTGTATATGAGAAAAAGTGGTGTAATAAACAGAACCGTGATGTTTGAGAGCTTAAACGACTCTCTTTCCACAATTGCAGCGATTTTAGGTATTTTTGCAATTTCAATTGGCCATTTATACTTTGATGGCATTGCAACTATTTTGATCGCGACACTCATAGCAATTAACTCTTTTAGACTTTTAATTGATAACGCAAAATTCCTCATAGGGCTTTCACCGCCCGAAGAGTTCTACAGCGAGGTCGAAAAGTTTTGCAATGAGATGGGGCTCAAAGGTGTGCATGACATGGTTGCTTTATACATTGATGAAGGGGCGATTCATCTGGACATGCATGTTACTGTGGATAAACAAATGAGCGTTGAGAAGGCGGACGAGCTGATTGAAAGTTTCACAGAAAATCTGAAAAGGAGATTTCCAAACATAAAACATGTTTCTATACACCTCTGCACACATACGGGTGAGAGGAGAAAATTTTACTGA
- a CDS encoding S-methyl-5-thioribose-1-phosphate isomerase, with protein MRTIFWKDSVWLIDQTKLPEKEELISCKNVEQLIDAIKKLAIRGAPALEAAGAYGIALASFERDFSSLEEMKHYLIEKARLIASARPTAVNLSVGVYRVLEKALNGISVEEVREIALKEAERVAEEDIERNKKIGKNGAKLLDDGDVVLTFCNTGRLATVDWGTALGVVRSAIQEGKRIKVFACETRPLNQGSRLTCYELMKDGIDVTLITDSAVGIVMSKGLIDKVIVGADRIVKDGVFNKIGTFTLAIVANYHKVPFYVAAPKSTFDLAKTSKEVLIEERSRDELIYCGNRLLAPKDVKVYNPAFDFTPLSLISAIITEEKIFYPPYNF; from the coding sequence ATGCGAACAATCTTCTGGAAAGACTCTGTGTGGCTCATAGATCAGACAAAGCTACCTGAAAAAGAAGAATTAATATCCTGTAAAAACGTCGAGCAGCTAATAGATGCGATAAAAAAACTTGCTATTCGAGGTGCTCCAGCACTTGAAGCAGCCGGGGCTTATGGTATTGCTCTTGCATCTTTTGAGAGAGATTTTTCAAGTTTGGAGGAAATGAAACATTATTTAATTGAAAAAGCCAGGCTAATCGCTTCTGCAAGACCAACTGCCGTAAATCTGTCAGTAGGTGTGTATAGAGTTCTTGAAAAGGCACTCAATGGTATTAGCGTTGAGGAAGTAAGAGAAATTGCGTTAAAAGAGGCAGAAAGAGTTGCTGAGGAAGACATTGAGAGAAACAAAAAAATAGGCAAAAACGGAGCCAAGTTGCTTGATGATGGTGATGTAGTTCTCACTTTCTGCAACACCGGCAGACTTGCTACAGTGGACTGGGGAACTGCTTTGGGGGTTGTTCGATCTGCAATACAGGAAGGCAAAAGAATAAAAGTCTTCGCCTGTGAGACGAGACCACTCAACCAAGGTTCGAGGCTTACATGCTATGAGCTTATGAAAGATGGAATCGACGTAACTTTGATCACGGATTCTGCAGTAGGAATTGTTATGAGTAAGGGACTTATAGACAAGGTTATCGTCGGAGCAGACAGAATTGTGAAGGATGGTGTTTTTAACAAGATCGGCACATTTACTCTTGCCATTGTTGCAAATTATCATAAAGTCCCATTTTACGTTGCAGCACCAAAAAGCACGTTTGATCTTGCCAAAACTTCAAAAGAAGTCTTAATCGAGGAAAGAAGTAGAGATGAGCTGATATATTGTGGTAACAGACTGCTTGCTCCAAAAGATGTGAAAGTATACAATCCAGCATTCGACTTCACACCACTGAGTCTCATTAGCGCCATAATCACTGAAGAGAAAATTTTTTATCCTCCTTATAATTTTTGA